The genomic DNA AGGTCCTACAGATTCTCCATCAGGTTCTTAAGCCCGGGTCCGTCCGCTTGCGGCCGCATCTTTCGTTCGCCGAACCGGTCAGGGCCGGCGACTTGGACGCCTGCGTTTTGCTGCCGTCGGTCATCGATCTGGCCCGCGATCTTCTGGCGGAGCATCGGGCCGCGCTGGGGCGGACTTCCGGCCCGCTCGACGGCGGCTTCCGATCCCTCTAAAGTCCTTGGGGCCTCCTCCCCGAGCCCGCCCCCACGGCGGCCCTTGACACCCTTCTCCGGCGGCCGTACAGTTTCCCGCGCTGTTATCACATTCGCCGGGAGGGCCCATGGGCTCGCTGATGGAATCCAAGCTGACGGCCCGCCAGCACGCGCTGGTCGGGACCGTGTTGAAGGCGCAGACGGCGTCGCTCGGCCGGGTCGAAATCCCCGTCGTCGCCGATCTGCTGAAAAAGAGCGGCGCCCGTTCCGCGCTCGACATCGGGTGCGGGGAAGGGGCCTTCCTGCTGCGCCTGGCGCGAGAGGCCCGGGGCGTCCGCTTCCTGGGCCTCGATCACAACGAGATGGCCATCCGGGACGCCCGGCGGAGCCTGCGGCGGCTGGCCTTGCCCAACGTCGAGCTGAAGGCCGCTTTCTTCGACCCCGCCTTTGAAGCCGTCCGATACGACGCCGTCCTGACCCGCTATACCCTCCAGCATGGATCCGATCCGCGGGCCTTCGTCGAGGCGGTGTTCAAGCGCCTGAAAAGGAAGGGCGTGTACATTGCGGTCGAATCGCTTGATGATTATTCGGATTGCCACCGTCCCGTTCCGGTGTGGGAGCGGTTTCTCGCGGCCCTGGCGGCGATTCACCGCAAGATCGGAAGCCATGAGGACATCGGCAAATCGCTGGGCGGAATGTTCCGGCAGGCCGGCTTCCGGGACGTTCGGGTGCGGGTGATGCTGTGTGCGCCGTCCACGATCGGTTGGGCGCCGTTTTGCGCCGTGGTCCGGGCCCAGGCCGATCTGGCCCATTTTCTGTTCCCCGATCTCTTCGAACGGCGCCTCGTGAACAAACTGGCGGCCTGGCTGGACGACCGGGCCGGTCTCGAAGCGCAGGACCCGTACCTGTGCTCCGCCATCGCCAACGGAACCCGCCCCTAATAAGTCGGCGACCGGCGCAAGAATTGTTCCGCCTCCGGGAGAAACAGATGGACCATCAAAAGCTCATTCCTGCCGCGGCTGTGATCACTCTGGCTTTGAGCCTGGCCGCCCCGGCCCGGCCCGCACCGGCCCAAGCCGTCTCCGGCCCGCATCCGGCTTATCGTTTGCTCGAGAAGCTGCTCCGTGCTCCGGCCCAGACAACCGTCCTCCAGGTGTCCAGCCATAACAAGACGAGGACTCGCGCGGCGACGAGGTCATTTTCGACACGGTCGGCCCGGGCTGCGTCAAGAGCATGTGGGGAACGGCCTTCGATCCCCAAGCCGTCCTCCAATTCTATTTCGACGGCGAGAAGGAGCCGCGCTGGCGGATCAACATCCTCGACTTTTACCAGGGCCGGCATCCTCTTTTCCCGAGCCCCCTCGTTTCTTACGAGAAGCGTGGCCGCTGGGGAGGGGAGCCGTTGGCCGGGAATTGCTTTGTTCCTATCCCGTTCGCCAAATCCCTGAAGATCAGCGTCAAGGGCGAATCGCGGTTCTTCCATATCATCTTTGAGAAGTATCCGCTTCCGGCCGACGTCGTTTCCTTCACCGGGAATGAAGACCGGGCGGCGCTCCTTGATTCTTTCGCCAGACTCGGGGACGATCCCTTCGAGGCCCCGGGACTCCGGCTTCATGAAGCCGAGTCAAAGACCGTCGAGCCCGGGCAGACCGTCTCGCTCTTGAAGCTTCAGGGTGCCTCGGGCATCATCCGCACCATCGTCATCGAGGCCGACGGAGGGGAGGACTTCTTCCAGAAGACACGGCTCCGGATGCGGTGGGACGGCCACGCCCGCTGGGACGTGCAGGCCCCGCCGGGGATCTTCTTCGGATCGGCGGTCCGGGCCGACGACATGCGAGCGCTGCCCCTGCGAGTGGAGAAGCGGGCCGGTGGCAAGGCCCGGCTGACCTCCTATTTCCCGATGGCCTTCTGGGAGAGCGCCGAGATCGAATGGACCAACGCCTCGGGCCGAACCATGGCCCCGCTCCAGGCCCGCATCTCGATCGGCGCCAATCCGATCCCGCGGGCGGAGGGGACCTATTTGACGACTCAATATCATGCCGGCGAGACGACCTACGGCCGCGACTGGCCTCTGTTCGAAGGACGGGGGACGGGCTGGCTGGCGGGTGTCGTCCAATCCATGATGCATTCGCATTACTGCGAAGGCAACGAGCATTTCGTCCTCGACGGCGCGGTATCGCCCCAGTTCAACGGGACCGGGACCGAGGATTACTATCTGGCCTGCTTCTGGCCGAACGTCGATTTCGATTCGCCGTTCGGGTCGGTCGCGGGCGACATCCAGGCGGAAGGAGGCGGCGACCAGGTCGGGGCTTATCACGTGCCGGCGAGCTACAGCCGCTTTCACCTGGAGGCCCCGCTGCCGTTCTTCTCCTCCCTGAACGCTCGCATCCAGCACGGCGGGCAAAGCGACATTGTCTCCGACTACCGGAGTCTGGCCTTCGTCTACCTGAAGAAGGCCGAGGCCCTGCGCCGGACGGATTGGCTGGCGGTGGGCAGCCCGGCCAGTGAAAAAATGCACGGCTATGCGGCCTCGGTCGCGGGCCGGCCCGTCGAAGTTCGCGCCTTCCCGGAAGGGGAGGATCACGAAACGTCCATGAGTACCACGGGACGCTATCACGATGGAGGGGAGATCCGGTTCCAGGTCGCCCTCGATCCCGAAAATCAGGGCGTCAAGATCAGGCGGCGCATCGATCAGAAATCCCTGCGGCAGAAAGCCCTGGTGTACGTCGACGGGGCGTACGCGGGATGCTGGTACGACGGTTACGAAAACGAGAGTCTTCGCTGGGCGGATTCCGATTTCGAGATCTCCCCCGCGTTGACCCGAGGCAAGACGGTTTTAAATCTCCGGCTGGTCGTTCAAAGGACCAACGGCGAGGGTCCGTTCTCGGACTTCGGGTACGAAGTCTTCTCCTATCGGCCCGAGACGCCAGCGCCCCGGCCCGCCCGATAAGCGCTCGGGCGGACCGGGCCGCCCGGTTATTTCGCCGTCTGTCCCTTCAGGGTTTCGTGCTTGTGGGCCCCCTTCATGGTTTTGACGAGATATCCGTCCGCTCCGGGGAGATGCAGCTCCGCCAAAACGTATTCCGTCACGTATTCCGTATAGGATGGCTCGAAATTCCCGACCATGTCGAAGACCAGCTGGGGCTCCGACAAGGCCGGTGTGGGCTGGGGCAGGCGCTCGAGGACCGGGATCAGGATCTCGTCGCCTCCCGCTGCCGGGCGAAGGGTGAGCTGCTTGTCGTCCTTGGGGCCGATCCGGTACTCGCCTGCGGGGAGCTTCTTGCCGCCCGCTTCGAACTTATAGGGGATCTTGAACGTGCCCTGGGCGTAAAGCGCCGAACCGCCGGCGATGAGCCCGAAAGCCAGGACGGCCGCGACCGCGATCGCGAATTTTTTCATCGGGATCCTCCTGGATGCCGCCGCGCCTAGCAGTCCTGCCCTTCCTGGAGGCTTTCCTCAGGCGTCGGCTCGGGGGCCGCGGGCACGCCGCTCTTCATCGCGTCTTCCATGGCCTGGACGAACGTGTCGATTTCTTCGGTCGTCGTATAGATGTTGGGCGAGATCCGAAGAGCCTGGTAGTCGAAGACCGAGTTCGGGGGGGCGCCGCCGACCAGCGGCACCGTGACGATGCGGTACTTGTCCATCAGGAACTTGTTGAGGGCTCGGACGTCGATGCCGTCGATGCAGACGGCGGCGACCGCCCAGACCTGGGCCGGCTCGTCGATGGCCGACAGGATCTTGATGCGGGGATGAACCTTGAGCGCGTTGGCCCAGCGCAGGGTCAGGTAGCGGAACCGCGCCGCCTTGCGCTCGGCCCCGATGGCCTGGTGGAACGCCAGGGCCTCGCCCAGGGCGGCCCGGATGGCCCAGGGATGCGTTCCGATGGACTCGAACTTGCGGATGTCGTTGTCCTGCTGCTCGGGGGCGGCCTGGAGCGGCCAGAACTTCGGGATCATCTCCTTGCGGACATACAACAGGCCGTTGCCGATGGGGGCCATCAGCCACTTGTGCAGGCTGACGCCATAGGCGTCGCACTCGAGGTCCCGCAGCTTGAAGGGGAACTGGCCCAGGGCGTGGGCGCCGTCGACGATCGTGACGATGCCCTTGGAGCGGGCCAGGCGCGCCAGCCTCTGGACGGGGAAGAGCTGGGCCGTCAGGTTGGTCGTATGGCAAAAATGCATGACCTTGGTCTTCGGAGTGATGGCCTTCTCGAATCGCTGGTAGAGGTCGTCGGCCGTCGTCGGAACGGGGAACTGGATGCGGACGATCTTGATCCCCTCGCGCCGCATCCGCTGGTCCCAGGTCGTCAGCATGCGCGGGTAGTCCTGCTCGGTGGTCAGGACCTCGTCGCCGGGCTTGAGGTCGATCCCGTTCTGGGCGATCTGGAGGGCTTCGCTGGCGCCGCGGGTCAGGGCGATCTCCTCCTCGTCGCAGCCGAACTCCTTGGCCATCTTGAGGCGCAGCGAAGCGGCATTGGCCGCGACCATGCCCTGGTAATGGACGGGCAGCATGTTGATCATGTCCATGAAACGGAACTCCGACTCCAGCACGACCCTGGCGCAGGGCGAGGTGAAGCCGTTGTTGAGGTTGATCAAGGTCCGGTCCAGCTTGAAGGCCAGTTGGATCTCCCGCCAGTAGAACTCGTCCTTGGCGACCTCCTCGGGCGTCCGGTTGGCCACCGTCTGACCGGCGGCCGTGACCCGTTCGAGGGCGTCGGCCTTGAAGGCGAATGCGGCCGCTCCCAGGGCGCCTCCGCCCACGGCCATAAACCGGCGTCGACTCCACGTTTCAGGCATCATGTTGGATCTCCTCGATTTTAGGTACCTCGGATTGTACTTAGGACCCCCGGGGGCGTCAAGGAACGCGGAGCGGCCGGCTGCCCGCAATTCTGGTATGATGATCCCGTTCGAACCCCCCCCCGATTCGGAGGAGTCGCGATGAAGCGAACGACAAGGACCGCTCGACTGATCGTATGCCTTCTGGCCCTGGGAGCCGCCCTCCCGGTCGCCGTCCGGGCCGCCGACGGCCCTGCGGAGCCCGCGCCGGCCTATCTGTATAAAACGACGTTCCTGCGGGCCGCCCCGGGCAAGCTGCTGGATCTGATCGCGCTCCTTAAGGGCCGGATGGCCGTCCTCGACGCCGCCGGCGACGAACGGCCCCTGTGGTGGCGACATACCCAAGGCGATCAGTGGGATCTCATGCTGCTCCTGCCGATGGGAAGCTACGCGGAATACTATGCGCCCGCACGGGTTGCCCGGCGGGCTGAGGCGGCGGACGGGTTTCAGGAGAAGCTCGACGCCTGCGTTTCCTGGAAAGAGGATCTCTTCGTCAAGGGGCCCGGGCTTGATGCCGTCAAAAAGGCGTTTGCCGGCGGGGCGTATTACCACATCGAGATCATGGCCGCCCTGCCCGGGAAGCAGGCCGAATTGTACAAAGAACGCCGCGGGGAAAGCGACTACCAGGCGGCGACGGGAAGGCCGGCGCTGATGATCTTCGTTCGGGATCAGGGCGCCGGCTGGGACATCTATACCCTCGGATGCTACCGGGACTTGGCCCATTGGGCCGAGAGCCCGAAGCTTTTAAAGGAAGAGCGGGATACGGCCGCCCGCAAGGCCGGCTTCAACAGCGCCGACGCGATCGGCCCCTATATGCGGACACTGATCGACATGCACCGGGACACGATGGGCGTGGCGATTAAATAGGCCGGCCAGATGAAAACACTCCGGCCAGGGTGAGGCGTGGCCGGGGCGGACCCCCGAACGAAAATTCGAGCCTAACGCCGTTTACGCTCTTCTGGTTTTGCCGGTCACGAGATCGATCAGGAGAACGACCGCGGCGGCCCCGACGACGATGTGAACGATCCGCACGATGTCCCCGAATCCGAAGATCTTGGTCACGAGATCGAACTTGAACAGGGCGACCAAGCCCCAATCGAGGCCGGCGACGACGACGATGATCTCGCAGATCCAACCCAAGAGACTCAGCTTTTTCATTAAACTCTCCTCGTAAAAATTGAATTACCATCGAGGCGCGGGGCACGCGCGATCATAAGACATGCCCCCTATTCCGGACTACGGCGACGCGGCACGCTTAAACCAGCCGGCGCTTCAAGGCCTTGAAGATCGGCAAATACGTTGCCAAGTAAGCCAGAATGAGATCGACGTCCACGAATAGAAAAATCTGGATCATCAGGTCTTTCATGGCCGTATGCGACGATCCGGGATCCGACGCGGGCTCGCCGACGATCAGGATGGTGAATAATTTGGCCACAAAGGTCATCAGTACGATCAGCACCAGAAGGATGATCCGGATTTCGGCCACCGTCAGGATCGGCTTCCGGCTTCGGGCGGCGATGATCATCAAGAGCAGAAGAAGCCATCCGATCGCCGGAGCGACCCAGCGCAGAATGGAAAAATGGTCGGGGGATCGTAGCGCATAGGCCCATAAGACTTCAAACCAACCTCCGCGGCCGGTGGCCGGAACGGTCAATCGCATCAGGTTGCCGAGCAGCCCGATCAGAAGGGCGCTCGTCGGGAGGTAGAGGCCAAGAAGCCAATTCCCGGTTCTATGGTCGGACATCGGGCCTTTGATGATTATCGCCAAGCGGAGAATTCGGCTTCGATCCGATCCAGGAGGCGGCGGCATTCGGCAAGTCCCAGCGGGCTCCGCGCGCTTTGCACCCCTCTCTGCGCGAACGGCCGGCCGTCCCGGCGCATCCGGTTGAAGTCGCCTCGCAGCCCGCCCAGCCGCATCTGCTCTTCGAGCTGGCGGAACGAAGCGGCGACGTAGCGAGACGCGTTATAAAGGTTCGTTCGCAAATTGTCGCGCTGGAAATAGTTGGTCTGGTCTTGAACCAGCTTGTTGAACAGGCGGCAG from Candidatus Aminicenantes bacterium includes the following:
- a CDS encoding aminotransferase class V-fold PLP-dependent enzyme — encoded protein: MMPETWSRRRFMAVGGGALGAAAFAFKADALERVTAAGQTVANRTPEEVAKDEFYWREIQLAFKLDRTLINLNNGFTSPCARVVLESEFRFMDMINMLPVHYQGMVAANAASLRLKMAKEFGCDEEEIALTRGASEALQIAQNGIDLKPGDEVLTTEQDYPRMLTTWDQRMRREGIKIVRIQFPVPTTADDLYQRFEKAITPKTKVMHFCHTTNLTAQLFPVQRLARLARSKGIVTIVDGAHALGQFPFKLRDLECDAYGVSLHKWLMAPIGNGLLYVRKEMIPKFWPLQAAPEQQDNDIRKFESIGTHPWAIRAALGEALAFHQAIGAERKAARFRYLTLRWANALKVHPRIKILSAIDEPAQVWAVAAVCIDGIDVRALNKFLMDKYRIVTVPLVGGAPPNSVFDYQALRISPNIYTTTEEIDTFVQAMEDAMKSGVPAAPEPTPEESLQEGQDC
- a CDS encoding DUF2961 domain-containing protein; this translates as MWGTAFDPQAVLQFYFDGEKEPRWRINILDFYQGRHPLFPSPLVSYEKRGRWGGEPLAGNCFVPIPFAKSLKISVKGESRFFHIIFEKYPLPADVVSFTGNEDRAALLDSFARLGDDPFEAPGLRLHEAESKTVEPGQTVSLLKLQGASGIIRTIVIEADGGEDFFQKTRLRMRWDGHARWDVQAPPGIFFGSAVRADDMRALPLRVEKRAGGKARLTSYFPMAFWESAEIEWTNASGRTMAPLQARISIGANPIPRAEGTYLTTQYHAGETTYGRDWPLFEGRGTGWLAGVVQSMMHSHYCEGNEHFVLDGAVSPQFNGTGTEDYYLACFWPNVDFDSPFGSVAGDIQAEGGGDQVGAYHVPASYSRFHLEAPLPFFSSLNARIQHGGQSDIVSDYRSLAFVYLKKAEALRRTDWLAVGSPASEKMHGYAASVAGRPVEVRAFPEGEDHETSMSTTGRYHDGGEIRFQVALDPENQGVKIRRRIDQKSLRQKALVYVDGAYAGCWYDGYENESLRWADSDFEISPALTRGKTVLNLRLVVQRTNGEGPFSDFGYEVFSYRPETPAPRPAR
- a CDS encoding DUF378 domain-containing protein; amino-acid sequence: MKKLSLLGWICEIIVVVAGLDWGLVALFKFDLVTKIFGFGDIVRIVHIVVGAAAVVLLIDLVTGKTRRA
- a CDS encoding methyltransferase domain-containing protein, which translates into the protein MGSLMESKLTARQHALVGTVLKAQTASLGRVEIPVVADLLKKSGARSALDIGCGEGAFLLRLAREARGVRFLGLDHNEMAIRDARRSLRRLALPNVELKAAFFDPAFEAVRYDAVLTRYTLQHGSDPRAFVEAVFKRLKRKGVYIAVESLDDYSDCHRPVPVWERFLAALAAIHRKIGSHEDIGKSLGGMFRQAGFRDVRVRVMLCAPSTIGWAPFCAVVRAQADLAHFLFPDLFERRLVNKLAAWLDDRAGLEAQDPYLCSAIANGTRP